Below is a genomic region from Thermodesulfobacteriota bacterium.
CTCCAAAGACTCGTGCCGCCTCCGCCTGACTCATTCCCTTGCGAAGGGCTTGGATCACTCGCTCTCTCAATGCATCCTGAGCAACGGGAGACAAATATCGCATATCCTTCTTTTCCATGTCTCCCACTATAACACATATATTCCAATATGTCAAACATTTTCTGCTCTGATTAGTAAGATGAAAAGGCTCATAACAAATCATTCCAGCGGATGGCATACAGCCACCGCTGATTTCAATCGTTAGGCCATGAAATATAAAAGGGGGTAAAGAATGGAAACTAAGCTTAAGACGATTTATTGGAAGAGTAAAAAGTTTTGGGTTGGCAAGCTTATTGACCACCCTGAGGTTATGACCCAAGGAAAAACATTAAAAGAATTGGAAGAAAACATCATTGAGGCCTATAAACTTTTAATTTTAGATGAAGTTCCTGAAAAACATGAAGTTAAAGAGATAGCTGTTGCAGTATGAAAAGAAAGGAACTCATCAAGAAAGGCGATTATAAAAGATTTGCCACTGGTTTTGTGATCAATTTGAGTAGCAAATCGAACAGAGATTCATGACGATGATT
It encodes:
- a CDS encoding type II toxin-antitoxin system HicB family antitoxin, with protein sequence METKLKTIYWKSKKFWVGKLIDHPEVMTQGKTLKELEENIIEAYKLLILDEVPEKHEVKEIAVAV